Proteins co-encoded in one Cytobacillus sp. NJ13 genomic window:
- the selD gene encoding selenide, water dikinase SelD has protein sequence MSREEIIKLTSLSTKGGUGCKIGPEDLAQVLRHLPKSVPDPNLLVGLDTSDDAGVYKINDETALVQTLDFFTPIVDDPYMFGQIAAANSLSDIYAMGGKPITVMNIVGFPISKLDKGILADILAGASDKVRESGAVLVGGHSIDDQEPKFGLSVTGTVHPERVRTNAGAKPGDKLILTKPIGVGILTQAIKRDMLDQEGIDRVMEVMAALNKDAAEAMDNYQVNACTDITGFGLLGHAMEIAEGSGTGITIESKAVPILPKTRELAEQNIIPGGSKKNHKWLSGRIQYENIDDVDQVILCDAITSGGLLITVPETETELLLKDLKEKGVEWASIIGTVTDQNPGKITVI, from the coding sequence ATGTCGAGAGAAGAAATCATAAAACTAACTTCTTTATCTACAAAAGGCGGCTGAGGATGCAAAATTGGTCCTGAAGACCTGGCGCAGGTTCTGCGTCATTTGCCAAAGTCTGTACCTGACCCCAACCTTTTAGTAGGACTGGATACATCTGATGATGCAGGCGTATATAAAATAAATGATGAAACTGCCCTGGTGCAGACACTTGATTTCTTTACTCCTATCGTGGATGACCCATATATGTTCGGGCAGATTGCCGCAGCCAATTCACTTAGCGATATTTACGCTATGGGCGGAAAGCCAATAACCGTTATGAATATTGTAGGTTTTCCAATCAGTAAATTGGATAAAGGCATCCTTGCAGACATTCTGGCTGGCGCATCCGATAAAGTTAGAGAATCCGGTGCTGTTTTAGTTGGAGGGCACTCCATTGACGACCAGGAGCCAAAATTCGGTTTATCTGTGACTGGAACAGTACACCCTGAACGAGTTAGAACAAATGCAGGAGCCAAACCTGGTGACAAACTGATTTTAACCAAGCCGATTGGCGTGGGGATACTTACTCAAGCGATAAAAAGGGATATGCTGGATCAGGAAGGAATCGACCGTGTAATGGAAGTCATGGCTGCCTTAAATAAAGACGCAGCTGAAGCTATGGATAACTACCAGGTCAATGCCTGCACAGACATTACTGGTTTTGGCCTTCTCGGACACGCAATGGAGATTGCGGAAGGAAGCGGCACAGGCATTACCATTGAAAGCAAGGCCGTTCCAATCCTTCCAAAAACAAGAGAGCTTGCTGAACAGAATATTATTCCTGGAGGCTCCAAAAAGAATCATAAATGGCTGTCCGGCCGGATTCAGTATGAAAATATTGATGATGTGGACCAAGTGATACTATGTGATGCCATCACTTCTGGGGGACTTTTAATAACCGTTCCTGAAACTGAAACTGAATTGCTCCTAAAAGACCTTAAGGAAAAAGGAGTAGAATGGGCTTCCATCATTGGGACTGTAACAGATCAGAATCCTGGAAAGATTACTGTTATCTGA
- the phnD gene encoding phosphate/phosphite/phosphonate ABC transporter substrate-binding protein, with the protein MKKFLMLMTIFSLMLLSACSGNEADNTDGNGKEQSKETFTIGVIPVQTEGSMEAAMDKLQSTLSEKLDRDVAVEVYPDYNGVVEAMNYDKIDMAYFGPLTYVVAHEKSGAKAIITQLIDGEPFYYSYIITHKDNPWNSLEDFLKNSSEADFAFGDINSTSGSLIPSIELKDREVYKSEDEHSFKSVRFTGSHDATALAVQNKQVDAGAIDSAIYNQLVDSGKVDGNQIKTIWKSEKLFQYPWAVHENTDEETIKALKEAFLAIEDPEILDAFGASGFTEASNEDYESIRQAALKEGLIKE; encoded by the coding sequence ATGAAAAAATTCTTAATGCTCATGACTATCTTTTCACTGATGCTCCTGTCAGCATGCAGCGGCAATGAAGCAGATAACACAGACGGAAACGGAAAAGAACAATCGAAAGAAACGTTCACCATTGGGGTCATTCCAGTTCAAACAGAGGGATCCATGGAAGCTGCCATGGACAAACTGCAGTCCACTTTATCGGAAAAACTCGATAGGGATGTAGCTGTAGAAGTATATCCGGATTATAACGGGGTAGTGGAAGCCATGAACTACGATAAAATTGATATGGCTTATTTCGGCCCGTTAACATATGTTGTTGCACATGAGAAGAGCGGCGCAAAAGCCATCATTACACAGCTGATCGATGGAGAGCCATTCTATTATTCATATATCATCACCCATAAAGACAATCCATGGAATTCACTTGAAGATTTCCTGAAAAACAGCAGTGAAGCAGACTTTGCCTTCGGTGATATCAATTCAACTTCAGGATCTCTAATCCCGTCCATTGAATTGAAGGACCGCGAAGTTTACAAATCAGAGGATGAACACAGCTTTAAGTCCGTCAGATTTACCGGCTCGCATGATGCTACTGCATTGGCAGTTCAAAATAAGCAGGTTGATGCAGGTGCGATTGACAGCGCCATTTACAATCAACTAGTGGATTCAGGAAAAGTGGATGGAAATCAGATTAAAACCATCTGGAAATCAGAAAAGCTATTTCAGTACCCATGGGCTGTACATGAAAACACCGATGAAGAAACGATTAAAGCATTAAAAGAAGCATTTCTAGCGATTGAAGATCCGGAAATTTTAGATGCTTTCGGGGCAAGCGGATTTACAGAGGCAAGCAATGAAGATTATGAAAGCATTCGCCAGGCTGCCCTAAAAGAGGGACTCATTAAAGAATAG
- the phnE gene encoding phosphonate ABC transporter, permease protein PhnE, whose product MWFKKRSILTYFLLALFVYLSMRLTEFDLSKFKDFRNMIDFLSHWFPMDFSLLPKILEDSLETLAMAFLGSFFGLIIGLPLSFMAAKNTSGSKLIYHLTRVGLSFVRSIPEIVFGLILLTALGLGPFPAVLAIMFHNIGVLGKLISELIEASDPGPQEAMKAVGAKSWFASLFSILPQIWPNVLSNYFYRFEVAIRTSLILGFIGGGGIGQRLFNDFKTFQYSSVSLDVLVIMIIVILVDLFGSYVRNRVI is encoded by the coding sequence TTGTGGTTTAAAAAACGCAGCATATTAACATATTTCCTATTGGCTTTATTTGTTTATCTAAGCATGAGGCTAACGGAATTCGATTTATCGAAATTCAAAGACTTCCGCAATATGATAGACTTTCTGTCCCATTGGTTCCCGATGGATTTTTCTCTTCTTCCAAAGATACTTGAAGACAGTCTGGAAACATTGGCCATGGCTTTTCTGGGAAGCTTTTTCGGGCTTATTATCGGACTTCCCTTAAGCTTTATGGCCGCCAAAAACACGTCCGGCTCTAAACTTATTTACCATTTAACCAGAGTCGGCCTTAGTTTTGTCCGTTCCATCCCTGAAATTGTTTTCGGTCTGATTCTTCTTACGGCTCTTGGACTTGGTCCTTTTCCTGCTGTCCTGGCCATTATGTTTCATAACATTGGGGTTCTGGGAAAACTGATCTCAGAACTCATTGAAGCATCCGATCCCGGCCCGCAGGAGGCCATGAAAGCAGTTGGTGCAAAAAGCTGGTTTGCTTCCCTCTTCAGCATCCTGCCCCAAATATGGCCAAATGTATTATCGAATTACTTCTACCGGTTTGAGGTTGCCATTCGAACTTCTCTTATATTGGGTTTTATTGGCGGTGGAGGAATTGGCCAAAGACTTTTTAATGATTTTAAAACCTTCCAATACAGTTCAGTTTCGCTCGATGTACTGGTTATTATGATCATCGTTATTCTAGTGGATCTTTTCGGAAGCTATGTTAGGAACCGAGTGATATAA
- the phnC gene encoding phosphonate ABC transporter ATP-binding protein: MLEIRNITVRYPGMKHNALNSINLKIHPGDFVCVLGKSGAGKSTLIRCLNGLQTPSSGEIIWDGLSFSALSDEQLRKIRREMGMIFQHFNLIPRLTVLQNVLTGMFGYRSSFKNLIGWFTDEEKAQAKQVIAEVGLADFADRRVEHLSGGQKQRVGIARAILQKPRFLLGDEPVASLDPGTSDRIFSLLQEMHERHKLQTIINVHDVQLAKRYATRIIALKDGEVVFDDKPEQFTDDMYVFTYDAESYGEKSYIRST; this comes from the coding sequence ATGCTTGAGATTCGAAATATAACAGTCCGTTATCCCGGCATGAAGCATAATGCCCTGAATTCCATAAACCTGAAGATCCATCCTGGTGATTTTGTTTGTGTGTTAGGTAAAAGCGGTGCTGGAAAATCCACTTTGATCCGCTGTTTAAATGGCTTGCAGACACCATCATCTGGGGAAATCATCTGGGATGGCCTATCCTTTTCTGCACTGAGTGATGAACAGCTACGAAAAATCCGCAGGGAGATGGGAATGATCTTTCAGCATTTTAATTTAATTCCCCGATTAACTGTCCTGCAAAATGTTCTGACAGGTATGTTCGGATACAGGAGCAGCTTCAAAAACCTTATTGGATGGTTCACAGATGAAGAAAAGGCTCAGGCTAAACAAGTCATTGCAGAGGTGGGCTTAGCCGATTTTGCCGATCGAAGGGTCGAGCATCTTAGCGGAGGGCAGAAACAGAGAGTCGGCATTGCAAGGGCAATCCTTCAAAAACCAAGGTTCCTTCTAGGCGACGAGCCTGTTGCGAGCCTGGATCCGGGAACTTCAGACCGGATATTCAGCCTTCTTCAGGAGATGCATGAGAGGCATAAGCTTCAAACCATTATAAATGTCCATGATGTTCAGTTAGCTAAACGTTATGCAACCCGCATTATCGCTTTAAAAGATGGGGAAGTCGTTTTTGATGATAAACCAGAGCAGTTTACAGACGATATGTATGTATTTACATATGATGCAGAAAGTTATGGCGAAAAGTCATATATCCGTTCAACTTAG
- a CDS encoding polysaccharide deacetylase family protein, which yields MYVSNDPDIKLFNEGHISKKTVVLTFDDGPGRVLPEILDILKKENVPAVFFWQSRLLYPQRPWKRVMEEGHQIGTHSSKHSNYVKLTPNEQIQDLLNSKTKIESIIGQGVKLFRPPFGQYNEHTITAAKQLGLTTIMWRISSMDWELKEQPEQIIANVVENLEDGAIILLHELAQTVEALPGLIAEIRNKGYEFSLL from the coding sequence GTGTACGTTTCGAATGACCCTGATATCAAACTATTTAATGAGGGCCATATATCGAAGAAAACAGTGGTGTTGACCTTTGATGATGGACCAGGAAGAGTTCTTCCGGAAATATTGGATATCTTGAAGAAAGAGAATGTTCCAGCTGTATTCTTCTGGCAATCCAGGCTTTTATACCCTCAGCGTCCGTGGAAAAGAGTCATGGAAGAAGGTCATCAGATAGGCACTCACTCTTCAAAGCATTCCAACTATGTTAAATTAACTCCAAATGAACAAATCCAGGACCTCCTCAACAGCAAAACTAAGATTGAGTCGATCATCGGCCAGGGAGTAAAGCTTTTCCGGCCCCCATTTGGGCAGTACAATGAACACACTATAACTGCAGCCAAACAGCTTGGTCTAACAACCATCATGTGGAGAATCTCGTCAATGGACTGGGAGCTTAAAGAACAGCCTGAACAAATAATCGCAAACGTTGTAGAGAACCTGGAAGACGGAGCGATCATTCTTTTGCATGAATTAGCCCAGACTGTTGAAGCTCTTCCTGGTTTAATTGCTGAGATCCGAAATAAAGGCTATGAATTCAGTTTGCTCTAA
- a CDS encoding phosphotransferase, whose product MFTNIVTANGTLNDRYILRRENLYQGANGRFVERFFIDASKSYIFKPLTNNSQLGKEVWIFENVLVGLPLNFPKILSYSVQNNLSNNWIILEDLGTITHTFDPTIALELTALMAKWHSLPAERFSNTPLKGPKPPIEEMAAHILQNKEKVFTIFKLHNVSERLSNIIFSTFTSKPFSALKVLCHGDLHQGNFGYAGDKTVVLDWEHCHLNTPLWDLFHLIDISHPDFSKPNTHTLRNLILDCYSEEFQISPPEREKFKQEYYLFSAVFSVWMMLLIQSDLDNEKAKWTPEQLSRQLKETIRNLVECAEEII is encoded by the coding sequence TTGTTTACTAATATTGTGACTGCAAACGGTACTCTAAATGACCGTTACATTTTAAGAAGAGAGAATTTATATCAGGGAGCGAACGGCCGGTTTGTCGAGCGCTTTTTTATTGATGCGTCAAAAAGCTATATTTTCAAACCGCTGACAAACAATTCTCAGCTTGGAAAAGAAGTATGGATTTTCGAAAATGTACTGGTGGGACTCCCGCTAAATTTTCCAAAAATCCTGTCGTACTCCGTTCAAAACAATCTAAGCAATAATTGGATTATTTTAGAGGACCTTGGCACCATCACACATACTTTTGATCCTACTATTGCACTGGAACTAACTGCATTAATGGCCAAATGGCACTCTCTGCCCGCTGAGCGGTTTTCCAATACACCGCTGAAAGGTCCTAAACCGCCTATTGAGGAAATGGCAGCCCATATTCTGCAGAACAAAGAGAAAGTTTTTACTATTTTTAAGTTACATAATGTTTCAGAGCGTTTAAGCAATATCATCTTCAGCACATTTACCAGTAAACCCTTTTCCGCTTTGAAGGTTCTTTGCCATGGGGATTTGCACCAGGGGAATTTTGGTTATGCTGGCGATAAGACAGTGGTTCTGGACTGGGAACATTGCCACTTGAACACACCTCTTTGGGATTTGTTCCATTTAATTGATATTTCACATCCGGATTTCTCTAAGCCTAATACCCATACTCTGCGAAATCTGATTCTGGACTGTTATAGTGAAGAATTTCAAATTTCTCCACCTGAAAGGGAAAAATTCAAACAGGAATATTATTTGTTTTCAGCTGTTTTTTCAGTTTGGATGATGTTGTTAATACAATCTGATTTGGACAATGAGAAAGCGAAGTGGACTCCAGAACAGCTGTCGAGGCAATTAAAAGAGACCATACGCAATCTTGTTGAATGTGCCGAAGAAATAATTTAG